gcacgcccACATACATGCACGCACACACTATACACATTTGGCGAACACCCACtcataattgtaaatgtaataacaaaccctatatattctttttatttgatttcagGTTCCAATACCAAAGTTCCAAGACCTCAGGGATAACTATCCTGGCTACGCTCATTACGGTGGTTCATATAGAAACCATGACCTTCTTGCTCACCTTGACCTTCACAACACATCCAATCTTCTCATACACGACACGAGTGCCTTGAGGCTCTCGGAAAGTTTGAATCGAATCGGAGGAGTACATTCGTTAGGAACTGAACTTATTCGACTTTCGAAATATGGTCACGATAGTGTGGAGGGGATAAACAAGATGCAGTATATCTATCTACCAATAGCCTTTGGGCCCTACCTTGCTGATAAATATGGCTATCCAAATATAACCAAAATCCACATGACTGATCcctcaaaaacaaaaaatacattttgggGAAAGCAAGGTATTTTAAGAGTGATTACATATACTGTGCATGGCAATAAGCCAAAGGGACATGTTGCATTGTGGGACTGTAATCATTTTTACCAATCAAAAGACTGGATAGCAGAAAATAGTTTACTTACAGTGGAATTCTGGGAATCGCCAGGTAACATTTCCATAGTTTCAAAAGtattattacatgtttatatgtttatgcaaTTGATAGTAAAAAGGCATTTACAcgtacatttataataaaacaaatcacctaatattgtttttaaggtCATTCATCGTAAAACCTAAGAATTTtgctttgaaattattaaaatactgacataatatcataataaataatcaaatatcatAACATGTCTCGCCATTTTTGGGTTTTCTATCCTTTTCTCTATTTTTCATACCAGATTGCTGCTGTACGGTTGACTGTGATAAACAAGTCGACCAATCAACTTCAGTCAAAGCAGATGGCATTGCTAGCCAATCAGATGAGCCGTTACAAAATGACGAGAGCCAATCAAAACTtattacagttttaaaaacaggTCACGTGTCATCAAAGGAAAGTTCATTACCGGAAACAGATTTATCTTCAATTATGAGGCATTCTTCACATAAGAAGGGCCATAGGGTTTCTTGAACATCGATGAGGATTTATATAACAAGTTTTTTATTCTGACAGTATTCAAAAGCAGCTTCCAGAAGCAAAATCAAATGTCTTCCAGATCATAGATCTTAACCCCCGAACATAAATTGTGCatactttaatatatttgattCACTTAGCACTTCGTCTTAGTGGAAGCAtggtatttaatatatatatatttggcatCTACTTGAAGGCATTCTGATGTATTCAACATATTTAAACTATTGTCTTAATACTTGAATACGCAAATTATTTACAGTCAATTTTATTAGATACAgtctttgtttaaacatttccaTCGTTAAGTAGACTCACTCGGCCTTCATGAACCGATTTTAGTTTTTTCTGGCAGCCAATTTTTCTTGTGCTATCTTGATAACAATAATCCTAGTCAGATAATGTTTTGTGCATTGCTCgtacaattatgttatataatatgtgtATATTAATTGAATGTCATTTTATGTCTGAAACTCCCATGCTTGTATGTATAAATTGTTAACTATTATATGTGATGTTTCCTTGTCCGTATACCATGGTGACCTGACGTCATATAGAACAGTTATTTCACTATTACACTTTATCTATGTATATTCCACATTGAGATAAAAGGGACGTAAGAGAGAAAAACGATCGAACATATATCATTCATGATTATGTCCCTTCAATAGGTTATCAATGCAGATTGTATGTATAGAAGATAACAGAGTTGGTGTACCACGTGATAACTAGCGTCATAAATGTAActtcggaaggcaacatttagCTTCGAacgaagactttaaacaaagttaaattcactgtttcttcaccattttgaatgaaacatagcgcagtctacgccgcttacggagccccgccttcggtcatttaccagagtttgattgagagttgaATTTCCTCAAAcgcttcgacaaacctgttcaCATCACATAACgaacggccgtctgacggagcactgtcaaaacattatttggcTGTATTACATtatttggaaacaggtttgtcaaagtgtttgatgaaactgatctccttatcaaactccggtattAAAACGAAGGCGGAATTCTAAGTAAAATAATGCCTTCAGACGTAGCAAAtttgacgtaatttatcacgtggtatacacacactggataaatactacaatatattttattgtataaataaagaaataaaaacaatatgttaaagCATTATAACAATATAGCACTGTTACTTAGGGAGCGGCTAATAATAACAAACACTTCAAAACGTAAGTATAAGGGATCTTTAAGGCTTTTACTTaggatatttatttcatttttactataGAAACCTTTTTTCTAAACGGTAAAAATTACAGCGCTGAACGAGAACGTAACATTTATGTGGTAGCTTCTCTCGTTGTGGATAAATATCtctgtatgaaaataattgttctaTTTACATATTCATACATGAACTACAATATCTGTGAATCAAAGGAAAACAGTCATTTGGGATACTGTTTTAAAGCTTAGAAAGTGTTTTCAAGAACTGGATATGGCATAATTTACGTTCACTTCTAAAGGCCAATAATAGACGATTTGTTAAGAgtatttaacatttgtaaatcATTCTTCAATGGCAGagtaatttatatcaaaacattgacGTTGTCGGCAGTATTCGAACCTGCGCGGGAAGATCCCAATGGATTTCTAGTCCatcgccttaaccactcggccacgaCAACTTGCTGCACCGTATAATAACTGTCATCTTAGTATTGCGTGTGGATATCGTTATCTGACAATATTCCTATA
The Mya arenaria isolate MELC-2E11 chromosome 12, ASM2691426v1 DNA segment above includes these coding regions:
- the LOC128212334 gene encoding uncharacterized protein LOC128212334 yields the protein MVNNNYQGPRWSFKDSVAVVVVKLVLLTSLVTCDKVPIPKFQDLRDNYPGYAHYGGSYRNHDLLAHLDLHNTSNLLIHDTSALRLSESLNRIGGVHSLGTELIRLSKYGHDSVEGINKMQYIYLPIAFGPYLADKYGYPNITKIHMTDPSKTKNTFWGKQGILRVITYTVHGNKPKGHVALWDCNHFYQSKDWIAENSLLTVEFWESPDCCCTVDCDKQVDQSTSVKADGIASQSDEPLQNDESQSKLITVLKTGHVSSKESSLPETDLSSIMRHSSHKKGHRVS